Below is a window of Methylosinus sp. PW1 DNA.
CCCGACCGGATTGAGCATCCAGCTATTGGCGATGAGAATCCACAGCGCCGAGAAATTCGCGCCGAGAGCGACGAGCCAGGTGACGGCGAGATGCGCCACCGGGCTCAGCCGGTTCCAGCCGAAGAAGAAGAGGCCGACGAAGGACGCCTCGAGGAAGAAGGCCATCAGCCCTTCGATCGCCAGCGGCGCGCCGAAAATATCGCCCACATAATGCGAGTAGTAGGACCAGTTGGTTCCGAACTGGAACTCCATGGTGATGCCGGTGGCGACGCCCATCGCGAAATTGATTCCGAACAGCGTGCCCCAGAATTTGACCGCGTCGCGCCATATGGTGCGGCCGGTCATCACGAAGACGCTCTCCATTATGGCGAGGAGAATCGAAAGGCCGAGCGTCAGCGGCACGAAGAGGAAATGGTAGAGGGCGGTCAGCGCGAATTGCAGTCTTGAAAGCGTCACCACGTCGAGCTCGAACATCATGCGCTCCGTGAAAGGATTGTCAGCCGCGGTCGCGAGCGAAGAGCTTTTCCGCCACAGCCGCCGGCGAGACATGCGGCCGCTGCGAGGCGGGAAAGCAGAGGAAATAGAGCAGGGCCAGGGCCGCGGTCTTGAGAGCGAGGGCGATGGCGAT
It encodes the following:
- the cydP gene encoding cytochrome oxidase putative small subunit CydP yields the protein MSAHSATHRLGREIAIALALKTAALALLYFLCFPASQRPHVSPAAVAEKLFARDRG